A window of the Butyricimonas virosa genome harbors these coding sequences:
- a CDS encoding RNA polymerase sigma factor — protein MNEISDEDIVRMFHSGNGEEKAFRLLVGKYSERLYWHIRKIVIGHEDSDDVLQNTFIKIWKGLREFRYEAKLFTWMYRVATNEAINFLSEKRRKTYGNSQEITPMLENQLESDSFFCGDSIQRELQKAVLKLPERQRLVFNMKYFDDMKYEDIAEVLDVAVGTLKATYHNAVKKIEESLKISDTLPSFE, from the coding sequence ATGAACGAAATAAGTGATGAAGATATTGTAAGAATGTTTCATTCCGGAAATGGAGAGGAAAAAGCTTTTCGGTTACTTGTAGGAAAGTATAGCGAGAGGCTTTACTGGCATATCCGTAAAATCGTGATAGGGCATGAAGATAGCGACGATGTGTTGCAGAATACCTTTATCAAGATTTGGAAGGGGTTGAGGGAGTTTCGTTACGAGGCGAAATTATTTACATGGATGTATCGGGTGGCGACGAATGAGGCGATTAATTTTTTGAGTGAAAAGCGTCGGAAGACTTATGGAAACTCGCAGGAGATTACTCCCATGTTGGAAAATCAGTTGGAAAGTGATAGTTTTTTCTGTGGGGATTCGATCCAGCGGGAATTGCAGAAAGCCGTGTTGAAATTGCCGGAGCGTCAACGTCTGGTATTTAATATGAAGTATTTTGATGATATGAAATATGAGGATATTGCCGAGGTGCTGGATGTCGCCGTGGGAACGCTGAAGGCAACTTATCACAATGCGGTAAAGAAAATAGAGGAAAGTTTGAAGATTTCGGATACTTTACCCTCGTTCGAATAG
- a CDS encoding DUF4209 domain-containing protein: MVTLAELYNFLEKKQDNEHIDSVFSYDTFLPDEWPQARLEILAWWKIEHLVEDENCPIDKDFALDYFDERAKITNNQLLKYRYNYFAYLLYPNDNRYAKQSIDALVEVVGTLLPEDKDDYPHQAEDAIEVLMSLSKRVKYRTKEVTGLIWSVLDSDYGYRTKIVCIRVAREQAFFSSYDAEKIVCLCQDLLSLAKDGWRENCCKLGLFYSSKLQGKAKPYKSFFYEALGDLEMMQLVDPATAPNNIAIPLMNEVHLEKAISFYQEASLTEKRNKAEQTFRENKKKVLIPPFKIEKKTDKQIGKYFESLAKELLEGKLSWLLLNLSYPVRFLFPSYEQIRKRMSESKSTVEKLGFVNKIVDINGNSRNAGEDFDLCQKYDIWLMNIVRNTVINVILTSVKAKQLTYGKLKKWFLKNTCFGIQLEYARSNHVLTSTWFSQIDYGIEALIKQYNRFLQGKRTDWRLPVDVLSIRFEGILRDMVGDCGGRVTKVGRDSTSQVLLDDLLGEPCLKDAFRTEDIEFFKYVFTAKGHNIRNNVAHAFYIPQDYGMIQATLVFLCMLRLTTFRLKGKEEVNE, from the coding sequence ATGGTAACTCTAGCTGAATTGTACAATTTTCTTGAGAAGAAACAGGATAATGAGCATATTGACAGTGTGTTCTCATATGACACATTTTTGCCCGATGAATGGCCCCAAGCACGGCTTGAGATTCTTGCATGGTGGAAAATTGAACATTTGGTTGAGGATGAAAATTGTCCCATTGATAAGGATTTTGCTTTAGATTATTTTGATGAACGTGCTAAAATTACGAATAACCAACTGTTAAAATACAGATACAACTACTTTGCTTATTTGTTATATCCAAACGATAACCGCTATGCGAAACAATCTATTGATGCTTTAGTGGAAGTGGTTGGTACTTTATTGCCAGAAGATAAAGATGACTACCCACATCAAGCAGAAGATGCTATAGAAGTATTGATGTCACTGTCTAAAAGGGTGAAGTATAGGACAAAAGAAGTTACAGGGTTGATTTGGAGTGTGTTGGATTCAGATTATGGATATCGTACAAAAATAGTTTGCATAAGAGTGGCTCGGGAACAAGCTTTCTTTTCAAGTTACGATGCAGAGAAGATTGTATGCTTGTGTCAAGACTTGTTATCGTTGGCCAAAGATGGCTGGCGGGAGAACTGCTGTAAGTTAGGTCTGTTCTATTCCTCAAAACTTCAAGGAAAGGCAAAACCATACAAGAGTTTCTTTTATGAAGCGTTGGGTGATTTGGAGATGATGCAGCTTGTTGATCCCGCAACTGCACCGAATAATATAGCTATACCGTTGATGAACGAAGTTCATCTTGAAAAAGCTATTTCATTCTATCAAGAGGCGAGTTTGACCGAAAAGAGAAACAAGGCGGAACAGACTTTCCGGGAAAATAAGAAAAAAGTGTTGATACCGCCTTTCAAAATAGAGAAGAAAACTGATAAGCAGATTGGTAAGTATTTTGAAAGTTTGGCAAAAGAACTGCTTGAAGGAAAATTGAGTTGGCTATTGCTGAATCTTTCATACCCAGTCCGGTTTCTCTTTCCCTCTTACGAACAAATTCGCAAGCGGATGTCTGAAAGCAAATCAACAGTAGAAAAGCTCGGTTTTGTGAATAAGATTGTAGATATCAATGGAAATAGCAGGAACGCAGGTGAAGATTTCGATCTATGTCAGAAATACGATATATGGTTGATGAATATTGTGAGAAATACTGTGATAAATGTGATTCTTACTTCAGTCAAAGCAAAACAATTGACTTATGGTAAATTGAAGAAATGGTTTCTGAAAAACACCTGTTTTGGTATCCAATTGGAATATGCCAGGTCTAACCATGTACTTACGTCCACATGGTTCTCGCAGATAGATTACGGAATTGAGGCACTCATTAAACAGTATAATCGTTTTTTGCAAGGGAAACGAACTGATTGGCGCTTGCCCGTGGATGTACTTTCCATACGTTTTGAAGGTATCCTACGTGATATGGTGGGCGATTGTGGTGGGCGTGTTACAAAAGTAGGACGAGATAGTACATCACAGGTTCTGCTCGATGACTTGCTTGGAGAACCATGCTTGAAAGATGCGTTTAGGACTGAAGATATAGAGTTCTTTAAATATGTGTTTACTGCAAAAGGTCATAACATCCGAAATAATGTAGCACATGCCTTCTATATACCGCAAGATTATGGAATGATACAAGCAACGCTGGTGTTTTTGTGTATGTTGCGCTTGACTACGTTTAGACTTAAAGGTAAGGAAGAGGTAAACGAATGA
- a CDS encoding glycosyltransferase family 2 protein, with translation MAKRVAVIILNWNGENLLREFLPSVMKNTNLDLGRVVVVDNRSTDGSWICLEQEFPDVERVLFEENFGFAGGYNRAIEMIEAEYVVLLNSDVEVAPGWLEPLVAVLDRDEKVAAVQPKILAYRDKNKFEYAGAAGGYIDYLGFPFCRGRVMDTTEQDYGQYDDEVDVFWATGASLCIRRDVYRAAGGLDEAFFAHMEEIDLCWRLKNGGYTLKVIPSSVVYHLGGGSLPMNHPRKLFLNYRNNLLMLHKNLCAKQRKKIFFARVLLDTMAGGLFLLKGQWSNTRSVIRAYKAFREMRKAYPVPERSVSLSGIYPRSIVLDYFLRGKKKFSDLNFK, from the coding sequence ATGGCGAAACGGGTAGCTGTTATTATATTGAATTGGAACGGGGAGAATTTGTTACGGGAGTTTTTACCTTCGGTCATGAAGAACACGAATCTTGATTTGGGGCGTGTCGTCGTGGTGGATAACCGTTCGACGGATGGTTCCTGGATATGTTTGGAACAAGAGTTTCCAGACGTGGAACGGGTGCTGTTCGAGGAGAATTTCGGATTTGCTGGGGGTTATAACCGGGCGATCGAGATGATCGAGGCAGAATATGTGGTTCTTTTGAATAGTGACGTGGAGGTCGCTCCCGGTTGGTTGGAACCGTTGGTCGCCGTGTTGGACCGGGACGAGAAGGTTGCGGCCGTGCAGCCGAAGATATTAGCATATCGGGATAAAAATAAGTTCGAGTACGCTGGAGCGGCAGGGGGATATATTGATTATTTAGGATTTCCGTTTTGCCGTGGGCGTGTGATGGATACCACGGAACAGGATTATGGACAGTACGATGATGAGGTAGATGTTTTTTGGGCAACGGGGGCTTCTCTATGTATTCGGCGGGACGTGTACCGTGCGGCCGGAGGGTTGGACGAGGCTTTTTTTGCGCACATGGAAGAGATTGATCTTTGTTGGCGATTGAAAAATGGAGGGTATACTTTAAAGGTAATTCCTTCTTCTGTCGTCTACCATTTGGGGGGAGGCTCATTGCCGATGAATCATCCGAGAAAATTGTTTTTGAATTACCGGAATAATTTATTGATGTTGCATAAGAATCTGTGTGCTAAACAGCGCAAGAAAATCTTTTTTGCACGAGTTTTGCTGGACACGATGGCGGGAGGGCTTTTCCTATTGAAAGGTCAATGGTCCAACACCCGTTCGGTAATTCGGGCATACAAGGCTTTCCGTGAGATGAGGAAAGCCTATCCGGTTCCTGAACGTTCCGTGAGTCTTTCGGGAATATATCCCCGGAGTATCGTGTTGGATTATTTCTTGCGGGGTAAAAAGAAGTTTTCGGATTTAAATTTTAAATGA
- the yidC gene encoding membrane protein insertase YidC has protein sequence MDRNTITGLVIIALILIGYSYFMSPSKEELKAMHVRDSIARVEAQRAAALEKEHQADFAAQQQNTETLQAETGAIFKQDSLPVEQYTLENNKIKLHINTKGGCINYVDLKGYRTHDSLPLILWKDHKSSMGLNFYARNKQINTANLIFVPNTNQKELNAEGAEQVLTMRAYVDENKYLEFEYKLAPDSYMVDFNINTYNLNDVIASNTNFLTLYWGVDMPQLEKSRDFESRYTGVYYNFSNNDVEHLSLTGDEKVDLPTSVKWVAYKQQFFSSVLIANESFPNVLVSTANNTNPGFLKTADAEISLPYSGKAIEKYDMRFFFGPNSYPVLREYGKDIELPQLINLGWKWIAWFNRYVVIPIFNFLESHVTLNYGLIILLLTLIIKLVLFPLTYKSYMSQAKMRVLKPQIDEINKKIPADKAMERQQAVMKLYKKAGVNPMGGCLPMLLQMPILIALFYFFPGAIELRQKSFLWATDLASYDSIATLPFTIPFYGNHVSLFCLLMTITNILYMWYNSKNQPQNDQMKGMQTMMYIMPIMFLFIFNSYSSGLSYYYFIATLITIVQTWAIRKFVNDEKLLKQIELAKTKPVKKSKFQQKLEEMQRMQEQRMKQMPKKK, from the coding sequence ATGGATAGAAATACAATAACCGGTTTAGTAATCATCGCACTCATACTAATCGGCTACTCTTATTTCATGAGTCCTTCCAAAGAGGAACTGAAAGCCATGCATGTCCGGGACTCCATTGCACGAGTTGAAGCCCAACGGGCCGCAGCATTGGAGAAAGAACACCAAGCAGATTTTGCAGCACAACAACAAAATACAGAAACACTGCAAGCCGAAACAGGGGCCATCTTCAAACAGGATTCACTGCCGGTAGAACAGTACACTCTGGAAAATAACAAAATCAAATTACATATCAACACCAAAGGGGGATGCATTAACTATGTTGACCTAAAAGGGTATCGCACACACGACTCTCTCCCGTTGATCCTGTGGAAAGACCACAAGAGTTCCATGGGCTTGAACTTCTACGCCCGGAACAAACAAATCAACACGGCCAATTTGATTTTCGTTCCCAACACGAATCAAAAAGAACTGAACGCGGAGGGTGCGGAACAAGTGCTCACCATGCGGGCTTACGTGGATGAAAATAAATACCTCGAATTCGAGTACAAACTAGCTCCGGATTCTTACATGGTTGATTTCAACATCAACACGTACAATCTGAATGACGTTATCGCCTCGAACACGAATTTCCTCACGCTATACTGGGGAGTGGACATGCCTCAGCTTGAAAAAAGCAGGGATTTTGAAAGCCGTTATACCGGGGTATACTACAACTTCTCAAATAATGATGTAGAACATCTTTCCCTGACCGGAGACGAGAAAGTAGACTTGCCGACAAGCGTGAAATGGGTGGCTTACAAACAACAATTCTTTTCCTCCGTACTTATCGCAAACGAGTCATTCCCGAACGTGTTGGTCTCCACGGCCAACAACACGAACCCGGGCTTTTTGAAAACGGCAGATGCCGAAATTTCATTACCTTACTCGGGGAAAGCCATTGAAAAATATGATATGCGTTTCTTTTTCGGTCCGAACTCCTATCCGGTCCTAAGAGAATACGGCAAAGATATTGAACTTCCCCAGTTGATTAACTTGGGTTGGAAATGGATCGCTTGGTTTAACCGTTATGTCGTAATTCCAATCTTCAACTTCTTGGAATCGCACGTGACCTTGAACTACGGTCTCATCATTTTACTATTGACCCTGATCATTAAACTTGTTCTTTTCCCACTGACATACAAATCATACATGTCACAGGCCAAGATGCGTGTCTTGAAACCACAGATTGACGAGATCAACAAGAAAATCCCTGCCGACAAAGCCATGGAACGCCAGCAAGCCGTCATGAAACTGTACAAGAAAGCAGGCGTGAACCCCATGGGAGGATGTTTACCGATGCTTTTGCAGATGCCTATATTGATCGCCCTCTTCTACTTCTTCCCCGGAGCCATCGAACTGCGCCAGAAGAGTTTCTTGTGGGCCACCGACTTGGCATCATACGATTCCATTGCCACGTTGCCCTTCACCATTCCGTTCTATGGGAACCATGTCAGTCTGTTCTGTTTATTAATGACAATCACGAACATCTTGTATATGTGGTACAATAGTAAGAACCAACCGCAGAATGACCAGATGAAAGGAATGCAGACGATGATGTACATCATGCCGATCATGTTCCTGTTCATCTTCAATAGTTATTCCTCCGGTTTGAGTTACTACTATTTCATCGCCACATTGATCACGATCGTCCAAACTTGGGCTATCCGGAAATTCGTGAACGACGAGAAACTATTGAAACAAATAGAACTCGCCAAAACGAAACCCGTGAAAAAATCCAAATTCCAACAAAAACTGGAAGAAATGCAGCGGATGCAAGAACAACGGATGAAACAGATGCCGAAAAAGAAATAA
- a CDS encoding DUF349 domain-containing protein: protein MEQENLQQAEELNNNEPISPDTLNDETRNEVSVQGQPTPIEKAPEKEVPVWDFSSFNTDEIISHMKSLIDDFPVQRLKVLDSLPQVFEAQYQKEYDKALADFTKDGSPAETFDYQDNSKERFYSVYRTYREKKSEYYKKLEGEKEQNLKEKLQIIEELKDLIQHEESLNKTYQDFRNLQNRWRNTGMVPQAQANDLLETYHHHVENFFNYIKINKELRDLDLKKNLDAKNALIEQANALLEDNNIGNAFRQLQSLHSQWKEIGPVAKEVQEETWNRFKEVTDKINNAYHRFFDNLREEQDNNLKIKEEICVKLENYATVSFDKLSDWNVATDSVLALQTEWKHAGTIPLKERNRLYKRYRAACDAFFERKRQYFQEIQTLQNKNLTKKIELCEKVEALKDSTDWGTTTKKIIEYQKEWKTIGPVSKKVSNKIWNRFRSACDHFFDRKSAQFKHVSSDQEKNLELKRELIEEVRNFKLTGNNDDDIEALKAFQTRWAEIGFVPIKEKETVQNEFRKLINDHFDQLDIDEFEKNIERFKSKINTFDNSDDKDSKIIQEREKLVNKIKQLETDLHAWENNIGFFSKSSNSESLVKEFSNKIESARHKLALMQEKLRLIDGMI, encoded by the coding sequence ATGGAGCAAGAAAACTTACAACAAGCCGAAGAGTTGAATAACAACGAGCCAATTTCTCCGGATACTTTAAATGACGAAACACGAAACGAGGTTTCAGTTCAGGGTCAACCTACACCGATAGAGAAAGCCCCCGAAAAGGAAGTGCCGGTATGGGATTTCTCCAGTTTTAACACGGACGAAATTATTTCTCACATGAAGTCTTTAATTGACGATTTCCCCGTGCAACGCCTGAAGGTGCTGGATTCCCTACCCCAAGTTTTCGAGGCCCAGTACCAAAAAGAATACGATAAAGCATTAGCCGATTTTACCAAAGACGGGAGTCCGGCTGAGACATTCGACTATCAGGACAATTCCAAGGAACGCTTTTATAGCGTGTATAGAACCTACCGGGAGAAAAAATCAGAATATTACAAAAAACTGGAAGGAGAGAAAGAGCAGAACTTGAAAGAAAAACTCCAAATTATCGAGGAGTTAAAAGATCTGATTCAACACGAGGAATCACTGAACAAAACATATCAGGATTTCAGAAATTTGCAAAACAGATGGAGAAACACGGGTATGGTTCCGCAAGCTCAAGCAAACGATTTACTGGAAACATATCACCATCACGTGGAGAACTTCTTCAATTATATCAAAATAAACAAGGAGTTGCGGGATCTTGATCTGAAAAAAAACCTAGATGCCAAAAATGCTTTGATTGAACAAGCCAACGCTTTACTCGAAGACAATAACATCGGAAATGCCTTTCGACAACTGCAATCTCTCCATTCGCAATGGAAAGAGATCGGACCGGTTGCCAAAGAAGTTCAAGAAGAAACCTGGAACCGATTCAAAGAAGTGACGGACAAGATCAACAACGCTTACCATCGTTTCTTCGACAACCTCCGGGAAGAGCAGGACAACAACTTAAAAATCAAAGAAGAGATTTGCGTGAAACTGGAAAATTACGCCACGGTTTCTTTTGATAAACTCTCCGATTGGAACGTGGCCACGGATAGCGTTCTTGCCCTACAAACCGAATGGAAACATGCCGGAACAATTCCACTCAAGGAACGCAATCGCCTGTATAAACGTTATCGGGCAGCTTGCGATGCCTTCTTCGAGAGGAAACGTCAATATTTCCAGGAAATACAGACCTTACAGAATAAAAACTTGACCAAGAAAATAGAACTTTGCGAAAAAGTCGAGGCGTTAAAGGATAGCACGGATTGGGGTACGACCACGAAGAAAATCATCGAGTACCAAAAAGAATGGAAAACAATCGGCCCCGTATCCAAAAAAGTATCCAACAAGATATGGAACCGTTTCCGGTCTGCTTGTGATCATTTCTTTGACCGCAAATCAGCGCAATTCAAACACGTCTCTTCCGATCAGGAAAAGAATCTTGAACTGAAACGAGAACTGATTGAAGAAGTACGCAATTTCAAATTGACCGGCAATAACGATGATGACATCGAGGCTTTGAAAGCCTTCCAAACCCGCTGGGCAGAAATCGGATTTGTTCCGATCAAAGAAAAAGAAACCGTTCAAAACGAATTCCGTAAACTAATCAACGATCACTTTGATCAGCTTGACATCGACGAATTCGAGAAAAATATCGAACGATTTAAGTCCAAAATCAACACGTTCGACAACAGTGATGACAAGGACAGCAAGATCATTCAAGAAAGAGAAAAATTAGTCAACAAGATCAAGCAACTGGAAACAGACCTTCACGCTTGGGAAAACAATATTGGATTCTTCTCCAAATCAAGTAATTCCGAGAGCCTGGTCAAAGAATTTTCCAACAAGATCGAGAGCGCTCGCCACAAACTGGCATTAATGCAAGAAAAGCTGAGACTCATCGATGGCATGATTTAA
- a CDS encoding lysophospholipid acyltransferase family protein, giving the protein MFSYILYGFIWLISFLPLRILYLVADLNYLLLYYVVHYRCGVVRTNLCNSFPEKSLREIKVIERKYYKHLADLSIELYKLWHMSEASIRKRCVFKNTELPQSYFNEGRSVIGVLGHYGNWEWMSSYSLWETGADFLALYKPIRDKVTDRMMKQIRSRFGAVLVAKDDTLRVIARYRSENRLFLAGFIGDQTPNGRNLNFWMRFLNQDTPVLLGTERIARKYNIPVVSVRMRKVKRGYYEVEFVDVCANPSELPQGKLTEMHTRLLESFIQEEPEFWLWSHKRWKHKKKF; this is encoded by the coding sequence ATGTTTTCGTATATTCTATATGGTTTTATATGGTTGATCAGTTTTCTTCCGCTCCGGATTCTCTATCTGGTGGCGGATTTGAACTATTTGTTGCTTTACTACGTGGTCCATTATCGATGCGGGGTAGTGAGAACGAATTTATGTAATTCTTTCCCGGAGAAAAGTTTGCGGGAGATCAAGGTGATTGAACGGAAATATTACAAACATTTGGCTGATTTATCTATCGAATTGTATAAGTTGTGGCATATGTCCGAGGCATCAATCCGAAAACGTTGCGTGTTTAAGAACACGGAATTACCCCAGTCGTATTTTAACGAGGGAAGGAGCGTGATCGGGGTGTTGGGGCATTATGGTAACTGGGAGTGGATGTCTTCTTATAGTTTGTGGGAAACGGGGGCGGATTTTCTGGCTTTGTATAAACCGATTCGTGATAAAGTGACGGATCGTATGATGAAACAGATTCGTTCAAGGTTCGGGGCGGTACTCGTGGCAAAGGATGACACGTTAAGGGTTATCGCTCGTTACCGTTCGGAAAATCGTTTGTTTCTGGCTGGCTTTATCGGTGATCAGACTCCTAACGGACGTAATTTGAATTTCTGGATGCGCTTTTTAAATCAAGATACCCCGGTTTTGCTCGGTACGGAGCGGATTGCCCGGAAGTATAATATTCCGGTAGTTTCGGTGCGAATGCGTAAGGTGAAACGTGGGTATTACGAGGTCGAGTTCGTGGATGTGTGTGCTAACCCATCCGAGTTACCCCAGGGGAAATTGACGGAAATGCATACTCGATTGTTGGAATCTTTTATACAAGAAGAGCCGGAGTTTTGGCTGTGGTCGCATAAAAGATGGAAACATAAGAAGAAGTTTTGA
- a CDS encoding CTP synthase yields MYIVSTKYVFVTGGVASSLGKGIIASSLAKLLQSRGYKVANQKLDPYINVDPGTLNPYEHGECYVTNDGAETDLDLGHYERFTNIPTSQANNITTGRIYQNVITKERRGDYLGKTVQIIPHITDEIKRNIKLLGAKGDYDVVITEIGGTVGDIESLPFIEAVRQLRWELGEKSVFIHLTLVPYLSASGELKTKPTQHSVKALLENGVQPDIIVLRTEHELGSDLRRKVALFCNVDPKAVIQSIDVDTIYKVPIKMREEKLDEIVLSQLGLPLKHEPDLESWERFLYKFKNYNRKVTIALVGKYVELHDAYKSIVESFIHAGAANDCKVNIKWVHSAHDINVENVCDIFKDVDGILVAPGFGQRGIEGKLLAIEYARTNNIPFLGICLGMQMAVIEYARNVLHLDGADSTEMAPKTKYPVIDLMESQKEVTDKGGTMRLGAYKCVLKEGSKAIEAYGTKDIEERHRHRYEFNGKYTEQFEQAGMITTGVNPDTGLTEIVEIPTHKWFVGTQFHPEYKSTVTNPHPLFVAFVKACLS; encoded by the coding sequence ATTTATATCGTGTCAACAAAATATGTTTTCGTTACGGGTGGAGTTGCTTCTTCTTTAGGAAAAGGAATTATTGCTTCCTCATTAGCAAAACTGCTCCAATCAAGAGGTTATAAAGTTGCAAACCAGAAATTGGACCCGTATATCAATGTCGATCCCGGAACCTTGAATCCTTATGAACACGGCGAATGTTATGTGACCAATGACGGGGCAGAAACCGATCTGGACTTGGGACACTACGAAAGGTTCACAAATATCCCGACGTCCCAGGCGAACAACATCACGACTGGACGCATCTACCAAAACGTGATCACGAAAGAACGTCGCGGTGATTATCTAGGCAAAACAGTACAAATCATCCCGCATATCACGGATGAAATCAAACGAAATATAAAACTCCTCGGGGCAAAAGGGGATTACGACGTGGTAATCACTGAAATCGGGGGTACAGTCGGTGACATTGAATCCTTACCGTTCATCGAGGCCGTTCGCCAATTACGTTGGGAGCTGGGTGAAAAATCCGTGTTCATCCATTTGACTTTGGTCCCCTACCTGAGTGCCTCTGGTGAGTTGAAAACCAAACCCACGCAGCACTCGGTTAAAGCCCTCCTCGAAAACGGGGTACAACCGGACATCATCGTGTTGCGCACGGAACATGAATTGGGTTCAGATCTGAGGAGAAAAGTTGCTCTTTTCTGTAATGTTGACCCGAAAGCCGTTATCCAATCCATAGACGTTGACACTATTTACAAGGTACCGATCAAAATGCGGGAAGAAAAACTGGATGAAATCGTTCTTTCCCAGCTTGGATTACCTTTAAAACACGAGCCGGACTTGGAATCATGGGAACGTTTCCTATACAAATTCAAAAACTATAATCGCAAAGTCACCATCGCCCTCGTCGGGAAATACGTGGAGTTACACGATGCCTATAAATCTATCGTGGAATCATTCATCCACGCCGGGGCTGCTAATGATTGTAAGGTAAATATTAAATGGGTACACAGCGCACACGACATCAACGTGGAAAACGTGTGTGACATATTCAAAGATGTAGACGGTATTCTCGTGGCTCCCGGATTCGGACAACGAGGAATTGAAGGAAAACTTCTTGCCATCGAATATGCCCGAACCAACAATATCCCTTTCCTAGGAATATGCCTGGGTATGCAAATGGCTGTTATCGAATACGCTCGTAACGTGCTGCACCTGGACGGAGCCGATTCCACGGAAATGGCCCCGAAAACCAAATACCCGGTTATCGACTTGATGGAGTCACAGAAAGAAGTTACAGACAAAGGGGGAACCATGCGTCTGGGAGCATACAAATGCGTGTTGAAAGAAGGATCTAAAGCGATTGAGGCTTACGGGACAAAAGATATTGAGGAAAGACATCGCCATCGTTACGAATTCAACGGCAAATACACCGAACAATTCGAACAGGCCGGTATGATCACGACAGGAGTTAATCCGGACACGGGATTAACTGAGATCGTGGAAATCCCGACCCATAAATGGTTCGTGGGTACACAGTTCCACCCCGAATACAAGAGTACCGTAACCAACCCGCATCCTCTATTCGTGGCATTTGTGAAAGCCTGTCTATCATAA
- a CDS encoding IS256 family transposase has translation MEFTPEQITEIISEITNGEQGFQGLVKQGLESLMHSERAVHNAEHNDVSNGYRDRRVCYDRKVFELRVPRSRNSNFYPMLLGVLKDQEEEAQKLVSSLYCSGLTTEQVGKIYEQFYGKHYSKSQVSRLLNTAREDVNAWLGRKLEKRYPILYIDATYVLTRRDESVSNEAYYTVLGVKEDRTREVLTVVNFPTESATNWKDVFEGLKERGVAVVDLLVCDGLSGIENTLADTFPQADLQLCTVHLKRNIVNKVKPGDKKQVMEELKQICSPDQWDITPEKAFGVFKEFIQRWQKSYPPLKRYQHDRYRFYFTYFKYEREIRGMIYTTNWIERLNRDYKRVINMRGAMPNPQAVILLMGTVAQNADIYKYPIYNFLESRLFY, from the coding sequence ATGGAATTTACACCTGAGCAAATAACGGAAATAATCTCCGAAATAACAAATGGAGAACAAGGATTCCAAGGTCTTGTCAAACAAGGTCTTGAAAGTTTAATGCATAGCGAACGTGCAGTTCATAACGCGGAACATAACGACGTTAGCAACGGTTATCGTGATCGTCGAGTGTGCTATGACCGTAAAGTGTTTGAGCTTCGTGTCCCGCGTAGTCGTAACAGCAATTTTTACCCGATGTTACTAGGTGTGTTGAAAGACCAAGAAGAAGAAGCCCAAAAACTGGTTAGCAGTCTCTATTGTAGCGGTTTAACCACGGAACAGGTGGGTAAAATCTACGAACAGTTTTACGGGAAGCATTACAGTAAAAGTCAGGTAAGTCGCCTCTTGAACACGGCCCGTGAAGATGTAAACGCGTGGCTGGGGCGTAAACTTGAGAAGCGTTACCCCATTCTTTATATCGATGCCACGTATGTCCTCACCCGGCGGGACGAGTCCGTGAGCAATGAAGCCTATTACACGGTTTTGGGAGTGAAAGAAGACCGCACAAGGGAAGTTTTAACCGTGGTAAACTTTCCCACGGAAAGCGCGACCAATTGGAAGGATGTTTTTGAAGGTCTCAAAGAAAGAGGGGTTGCTGTCGTGGATCTGCTGGTATGTGACGGGTTATCCGGTATTGAAAACACGCTGGCCGATACTTTCCCCCAAGCGGATTTGCAGCTGTGTACCGTTCATCTGAAAAGGAATATCGTGAATAAGGTCAAGCCCGGGGATAAGAAGCAGGTTATGGAGGAACTCAAACAAATCTGCTCTCCTGACCAATGGGACATTACCCCGGAAAAGGCATTCGGTGTATTTAAGGAGTTCATACAAAGGTGGCAAAAGAGTTACCCGCCGCTAAAGAGATACCAGCACGACAGGTACAGGTTTTATTTTACATACTTCAAATATGAAAGGGAAATCAGGGGAATGATTTATACCACGAACTGGATCGAAAGACTGAACAGGGATTATAAGAGGGTTATTAATATGAGAGGGGCCATGCCGAATCCACAGGCCGTCATTCTACTGATGGGGACCGTGGCTCAAAACGCGGATATTTATAAATACCCTATTTATAATTTTTTAGAATCAAGATTATTTTATTAA